The window GGTTCATCGGGATTATCGTCCTGTTGCCCACATACCAATAGATTCCGATGCATATCGCGATGAGCGATGAAAGAACGGTGGACAGGCCAGCTCCGAACACGCCCATATCCATAACATAGATGAGGATGGGATCGATAATCATATTCAAAATCGCTGAAATTGATTGTATGATGGTTGACTTCTTCGCCGCCCCTTCTGCCCTCAGTGCCCCTCCCATAATGGCCAGAAGGGTTATGGTGGGGGACAGGACGATATACGGGATCATGTACTGAATAGCCTCTTCGCGAACGGCATCTGCACCCATGACATCTATCACAGGGTTCAGGAAAATAGCGACCAGAATCGAGGAGATGACCGCGAAGATTATTCCGAGTATCATCGAATTGGAGACCAGCTTGCCTGCGGCCTCATATTCTCCGCGTGCAAGACGGGATGCTGCGGTCGCCGTGACACCTGCGGCAACACCTATGCCGGCGCATGCCATGAGCCCATAGATCGGCACTATGGTCGATACAGCTGAAGCGGAGTTCACTCCGAGTCCCGACACCCAATATGTATCGACGAATTGGTTGATTTCCATTACAGCAAGGGCGATGAAGAACGGTAGGATCATAGCTCTGATGGCGGCCTTGGGCTCACCTAGCATCCTTTGAAGATCGCCCTCCTTGCTCATGCATCGTCATTCCAGTATGATATTTATAGTAACACGTTTTTGAAATTAGTAATAACTAAAATTCCCGGGTCTCCCCGGGATTGGTTTTCATCTCTTCCTGTACCTCAAAGCACGGGCCGAATTCAGGACTGCAGCTATCATCACACCGACATCAGCTATGATGGCCAGCCACATGTTGACGATTCCCACAGCCGACAGCCCTAGGAACAGGAACTTGATCAGGAGAGTGAACACGATGTTCTCATGGATGATCAGCATGGTCTTGCGCGAGATACCCATGGCGGTGGCGACCTTCCTCGGATCATCATCCATGATGACGACATCCGATGCCTCGATGGCCGCATCGGAACCGATCGCACCCATGGTGATACCGATATCCGATCTGACCAGAGATGGCGCATCGTTGATTCCGTCTCCCACAAAGGCGACCTTGCCGCTGGTATCCTTGAGTATCTTCTCCAGAAGCTCAAGCTTATCTCCGGGAAGAAGCTGACTGTGAACCTCATCGATCCCGATCTCCGCCGCAACCTTCTGAGCAACGGCATTCTGATCTCCAGTGAGCATGACGGTCTTCTTGATGCCCGCAGCCTTTAGATCCTTCATGGCCTGCGCGGACTCTTCCTTCACGACATCGGAGATTGTGATGCAGCCTGCATATCTGCCATCGATAGCGACATGAACGGTGGTCCCTGTTGCAGGAACATCCACGAACTCCAGTTCGAGCTTGTCCATCAGCCTCTTGTTTCCGACCGCAACAGGGATTCCATCGACCTTTGCGATCACACCCATTCCTGCCACATCCTCGATATCGGTTACCCTTGAACGGTCGATATCCATTCCGTGAGCGCGCACCAGACTGGCCGCAATGGGGTGAGGCGATGAGGACTCTGCCGCTGCCGCGAGCTCGATAAGCCTCTCGCGAGGAACGTCCTTGGTGATTACATCGGTGACCTCGAAAACTCCCTGGGTGAGGGTACCGGTCTTGTCAAAGACAACGGTCTCCACATCGGAGAGCATCTCAAGGTAGTTGGAACCCTTTACGAGTATGCCTTCTCTGCTTGCACCACCCAATCCTGCGAAGAATCCCAGGGGGATACTGATGACGAGAGCACAGGGACAGCTGATGACCAGGAAGGTCAGTGCACGGTAGATCCATTCCTCGACTGCGGTATCGAGGAGCTCGATGTCCGCTAGGAAATAAAGCAATGCAGGGATGACTGCCAGGAGCAGAGCCGAAACGACGACGAACGGGGTGTATACCTTGGCGAATCTTGTAATGAACGCCTCCGATTCAGATTTCCTGCTGCTTGCGTTCTCGACCATATCGAGGATCTTGGATACGGTGGATTCACCGAACTCCTTCGAAGTTTGGATCTTCAGAACCCCAGAGAGGTTGATGCATCCGCTGAGCACCTCATCTCCGACGATGACATCACGGGGGATGCTCTCTCCGGTAAGTGCGGAGGTGTTGAGAGAGGAGCTTCCTTCGACAATCGTTCCGTCGATCGGGATCCTGTCCCCGGGCCTTACCACGATGACGGTGCCGATCTCGACCTCTTCCGGATCCACCTCAACGAGTTCTCCGTCCTCCTCGATGAAGGCCGCATCCGGGCGGATCTCCATGAGCTTTGCGATGGACTGCCTGCTGCTGTCGACCGCGATGGACTGGAAGAGCTCTCCTATCTGATAGAAAATCATGACAGCGACCGCTTCATCATAATCACCGGTGTAGGTGACTCCGAGAATCATCGCACCGATGGTAGCAATGGCCATGAGGAAGTTCTCGTCCATTGCCTGACCGTGTGCGATTCCCTTTACGGCCTTTATCAAAATGTCATATCCGATGATGAGGTACGGAATCAGATAGCAGACGAAATACACCAACTTCTCTGTGTCGGGATCGTCGAACTTGAACAGACCGAATGCCGCACTCGCTGCGAAGAAGATGGTCAGAACTGCTGCGATGATGATCCTTATGAGCATCTTCTTCTGCTTCTTCTTTAGTTTAACCAAGGTTTCACCCCTTCAGGGTTTATTGTTTAGTGATGTCAGATTTCGATCTCGCAATCGCTCTCTACTTTCTTACAGTTCTTGAGAACCTGTTTCATGACGGCATTGACGTCTGCTCCATCCTCGAACTCGACTGACATCTTCTGCATGACGAAGTTCACGGATGCGTTCTTGACACCCTCGGTCTTCTTTGCGGCGTCTTCCATCTTGGTCGCACAGTTCGCACAGTCAACTTCTATCTTGTAGGTCTTCTTCATTTCATTCACCTTTCGCTAACAATTAAGCGTATGTTTAATTGTTATATTCTGTTACATATATAATAATGTGGATAGGAAGATAAATCCATTAAACTAATGCTTAATAATAAGAATAGTAATAACAGTCTGTTCAGTGGTACGATGACGGAGAACACATTGCCCCATGACCATGGGTCGATCAAAGATATTGAAGAATTCAGTAGACTCCTTTCCGAGAACAAAGGGTTCGACAATGTCTCCCGTACCTTGGCCCAAATGGTCGATGGTACGAGGATCCGTATCTTTTGGCTCCTCTGCCACTACGAGGGCTGCGTGATCAACATCTCAGCCATAATGGGGATGTCCAGTCCCGCGGTCTCCCACCATCTTCGCTCTCTGAAGGAGAGCGGGCTGATCGAAAGCAGACGCGTCGGTAAGGAAGTGTACTACAAAGCGGTCGATTCCACAGAGGTCAGATTCCTTCACCACATGATCGAGGACCTAATGGAAATCACCTGTCCCAAACTCTGATATTATCTTAGAATAAGATAGAAAAGTCCAGGGCAGACAGGACCGCCCTGGTTTTAGATCATGCCTTCTTCTTGGCAGGTGCCTTCTTTGCAGGAACTTTCTTAGCTGGAGCCTTCTTTGCTTTTGAGGGCTTATCCTTCTTGAAACACAGGAACCAATCGTAGCAGATCTTATCCGCTTCTTTGGTCTCGACCCTGTCCTTCGCGGTTCCGCAGGATCCGGGTGCGGGAAGGATGACATCATCTCCAGGCCTCCAATCTGCAGGAGTGGCGACATTGTCGGCGTCCGCTTTCTGCAATGCGAGGATGACCCTCTTGATCTCGTCGAAGTTCCTTCCGAGGGACTGGGGATAGTAGATCATTGCCCTGATCTTTCCGGCGGGATCGATGAAGAATACGGCCCTGACCGCCTGTGTGGTGGACACATGGGGTTGGATCATTCCGTACTTCTTGGCGACCTCCATCTTGATGTCTTCGATAAGAGGGAATGTGACCTCGATGTTCTTCATTCCTTTCCACTCGATGTCTTGGATCTTCCTAAGCCAAGCGATATGAGCGTAGATGGAATCCACAGAGAGTCCGACGAGCTGAACATTGAGTGCCTCGAACTCTTTCATCATATGACCGAATGTCATGAATTCAGTAGTACAGACGGGTGTGAAATCCGCAGGGTGCGAGAACAGGATGATCCACTTGCCCTTGAAGTCTCCCGGGAAGTTGATCTCTCCCTGTGTGGTGGTAGCTACGAACGAAGGTGCGTCATCACCTATCATCGGCGGCTTGTTCTGACAGCATTCGCATGTGCATCCGTCACAGCATTCGCATCCCTTGGAGTTGTCGCAGCAGCATTCATCATCACATTTTGCTTTCTTTGCCATGATATTACCTCGAATGCGAATCAAAGAGCATATTAGATATAATTCGCTATAAGAATGTTGGATTATTCATCCGTGTTACGAGGATTATGTATTGGACACTTCAATGCCCTATACACTACCTTGAACTCCGAATAAGAGATAACGATCATCAGCAGACCACCTATTATTTCCGACACTGTGACGCCCCAGTAGACCCATTCCATGTCATGCAGAGTGCACAGCCAGATTATGCCTATGAAGATTGCTTGACGTATGAAGATAGTTATCACGGAAATCTGACTTTTCCTCAGTGCACTGAGCAATGAGGAACCGAAAGTAATCAGCGCATAGAATATCATGAAAGGCACATAGATCCTCAAGACACGCACCAACTCATCATGCTGCTCGGCCATATCCCCTGAATAGCTGAACATGAACATCCAAAAGTAATGAATAATCTGAGTGTATGGTTGAAATCCGTGTCATTGTTCAAAACGTAACGTGCATACTCCACAAGACCAGGTACGCGATCTGACCAATACCTGTCAAAACCTTTCCTCAGTTCAGACACCATACTTGCACGCCCCTATAATTACAATTCCTGATTCATTATTGCATAGAGCCTCATATTCTCATACTCAATATCCATCTGATGGACAACACTCTCTGAGTCGAGATAGTAGATGACATCTACACCTTTATCCGTGCCTTTCCACTTGTCGTAATCGCCTTCCTTTCCAAAATAAGAGAATCTATCGGTCGGGATCCTTTCCGAATCAAACATGATGCTGTAGGAGAATTGATCTATCGGATGGACAGAAGTACTGTTGTTAGCTTTATACGTCATGACCGACGCAACAACCTTCTCTGATGAGAACTTCGACATTATCTTGCCTGAACAGGGAACACTCACGCCATCCTCCGTAATTGTTCCAAAAGCATCGTAAATTCTCTCCATCGAGAAGGCATCTTCATCCTGCATGTTCTGCAATGCAGAAACTATCAGCCAGCCGGAGACCGCCATACCCATGGCGAGAAGTACGACCACTGCTGAAAGGAGTAGCTTCTTCTGTTTCCTCCCGATGGTCAGTTCATACATCTCCGTGTCGTCAATCATAGGAATATATGGAAGCTGGTCGATATATCCACTTCTCTGCCTGAATCAGTGTTAATACTCTTTTTTCTTTGTTGCTAAGTTATTAACCTTGGTGACAAGCCTAAATTAAGCCTCTTTCATTGAAAAGGATATGCAAACTCGGGGCAAGAATATAGACAATCTGATGGGTTCTCCCCGCAGAGCCTTATTGACGATGTCACTTCCCCTATTGTTTGCGCTAATCGTCGAGAATCTACAATCTTTCATCGACGGAGTCTGGTGCTCAGGATTGGGATCGGATGCCATGTCAGCGATCTCCCTGTCCCATCCCATCTATGCAATGATTGCTGGAGTAGGCACCGGAATCGGTATTGGTGCTTCAGCGGCTATCGCCAGATTCATAGGTGCAGGCGACAGCGAATCCGCCGGGAATGCTGCCTCGGTGTCAATACTGCTCTCGCTGTTGCTATCCATATTGATGACCGTCTGTCTCTGGTTCGCGGCAGAACCTATAATCTCATTCTGCAGCAACGGCGAGAATCTTGAACTCTGTATGGAATACACCAGACCTATTCTGACATCTTCTTTCTTCTTAACCATGAACGCGGTTTGGGCAGGGATGCTCAGAGCAGAAGGTGCGGCAAGACGCTCCATGTTCCTGTCAATCACAGCATCGATCGTCAACATAATTCTGGATCCGATATTGATTTACGGCCTTGACCTAGGAGTGACCGGTGCCTCTCTGGCCACATGCATTTCGTTCATCGTGATAACGGCCATAGGGTTCTGGTGGTACCTTTCCGGAAAGACTTATGTCCGTCTCGATACCAGACGTTTCCGTATGCAGAAGGCAGCCCTTGTGGAGGTCCTCATAATAGCCGTTCCCTGCATAATAGAGATGATAATTCAGCCCATTATCATGGTGCCTCAGAATGCTATCATCTATGATGCGGGCGGAGAGGAGGGTTTCGTGTCCTACATCTATTCCTTCCGCTTCGTTACGATCACATTGATCCCTGTCGTGGCAATATCAAAATCACTCATCCCCATAGTTTCTGCTGGAATGGGTGCGAAAAAACCGGATATGATTCTTGAGAGCTGCAGACTGGCGTACAAATACACATTGATATTCGAAGCGTTCTGCACCGTTTTCATCCTGATCACAGCAGATTATCTCGTCATGGCATTCATGGGCTCCGAGAGCATGATGGCCATCCATGATCAGATGGCCTTGGCATTGCGTATCTTCTCCCTGACATGTGTCTTGCACACGTTCCGTATCCTCGGCAATTCTATCATGCAGGCCACAAGGCATGCCGCCACATCCAGTGCGCTCACCATCGCTAGAGAATTCGTATTCCTGATAGGGTTCGCCATAGCCGCCAACATGGTATTTGAAGCCATATACTGGTCATGCATCATCACCAATTTCGTAATGATGTTTATCATCACCCTGCTTGCCAAGTATTACCTGAAGGATATGATAGAAAGGATGCATGAAGATGAGATACCAAAGACTACCGTCCGATGCGACCTTTTATCTTATACATCCCTCTAACCCCCGACCATGAAGAAAGAGATGAGTTCCTTCGATGTCCGTTCCATAGCGACGGAGCTGTCCTCCCTGGAAGGCGCACACATGGACAAGATCTTCCAATGGGGTGCAGGGAACGTTCTGTTCCGCATCAACGTCCAGGGCGAAGGAAAGAAGGATCTCTTCTTCAAAGATAAGAAATGGCTTTATTCCCCGGCGAACAAACCGGAGACCCCAATCCAGCCGACATCCTTCGCCACTTACCTGAGGAAGTATCTGGACAACGCCCGCATAGGGAAGGTCAGACAGATAGGGTTCGACAGGGTCGTGGAGATGGAGCTCCTCAAGGCAGATGCAGAGTACAAGCTCATCTTCGAGATATTCGGAGGCGGTAACGTCCTTCTCGTGAAGGACGGAATCATCGACACCTGTCTCATCCAGAAGACCATGAGAGACCGTAAGGTTCGTCCCAAGGAACAGTATATCTGGCCTCAGCCCAGGTTCAATCCCATAGAGTCCTCCGAGGAGGATTTCAAAAATGCCTTCAAAGAGTCTGAAGCCGACTGCGTCAGGACGCTCGCGACTGCAGTGAATCTCGGAGGACAGTACGCCGAGGAGGTCTGCAAGCGTTCAGGGGTGGACAAGACACTGCCTGCTCCCGAGGTCCCCGACGATATGCTGTCCAAGATGTATGCGGAGGTCAAGGATATCGTCAACCACGTGATCGATGTCCCCGAGACCACAGCCTACTACAAGGATGGGAAGATCGAGGACTTCGCACCTATCCAGATGATCTCCCACGATGACCTTGAATCCAAAGGGTTCGGTAGCATGTCAGAGGTCATAGATGCTTTCGTCCAGCAGATGAAGGATGAGGAGGAAGAGGCCTACGTCGATCCCGAGATCAAGAAGCTCAACAGGAGGATCGCGAAACAGGAGGAGACCGTCCAGGAATACAAGGAGAGATGCGAAGAGCTGAAGAGAAAGGCCGAAGCCCTCTACTCCGACTACCAGAAGACGGCACAGCTGCTGGAGGTCCTCAACGAGCAAAGTCAGAAGCTCACATGGGAGAAGCTTAAGGAGGGAGCCATGAAGATATCCTTCGTGAAGAGCATCGACCCCTCCAAGAACCTGGTCACGGCGGAATTGGCCAATGAGACCGTCACGCTCGATTACACCAAAGGTCTGGATGCCAACGCATCGGACATCTATCAGCAGAGCAAGGACATCGGAGAGAAGGGGAAGCATGCCGAGGATGCCCTCAACGACAGCCGCGCCGAACTGGCCAAGAAGGAGAAGGGCCTTGCCAAGCAGAAGGCGGCCATGACCGGTAAGGCTCAGCCCACCAAACAGTTCTGGTTCGAGAGATTCAAATGGTTCTTCACATCCGAGGGCAAGCTGGTCATAGCCGGAAGGGACGCCCACACCAACGACGGTGTGGTGAAAAAGCACCTCAAGGAGAAGGACCTGTACTGCCATACGGATATCCACGGAGCACCTTCTACGATCATCAAAGACGGTGCATCCGCTTCCAACCAGGAACTTAGGGAGGCATGCCAATTCGCTACCGCCCAATCCAAAGGATGGGTGGGTGCGGTCACCGAAGGAAGCGCATATTGGGTGTATCCCGATCAGGTCAGCAAGACCCCCAACCCGGGAGAGTTCGTTCCCCGCGGAGCTTTCATCATACGCGGTAAGAGGAACTATGAATACCACCTGCCGCTGGAGCTCGTGGTCGGAGAGATAGAATACCAGGGAACCAGGAAGGTAATGTGCGGCCCTGCATCGTGCTTCAAGGACTGCGAGAGATACTTCGTCATCCGTCCGGGGAAGAACAAGAATCACATATCCGGAGAAATGGCCAAGAGGTTCAACGTACCTGAAGAAGAGATCTCGAGAATCATGCCGCCGGGAGAAAGCGAGATCGTCAAAGAGGTCTGGCCCAAGGAAGCGCCTGAAGAGTGATCTCATATCGCGATTCAATACCTGTTACACATTGGTAGATTAACTAAGGTCCATGGATTTATACAAAAGACTAGATTACATCACATGGACGACATAAGATACAAGATCAACGTCGTTGCAGCCATAGCGGCCGTAGGTGCGATCATCGCATTCATTGGGTGCATAATGTCATGGAATCAGTTCCCGAAGGCAGTCGGATTCATAGACATGGTGATCTACGGAGCGATGTCCTTCGTGGCCATTGCGAACATCAGGCCCACTACGAAGGCAAGGTCTGCCATCTGGAATGCATTCCTTGGGATCCTAGGAATAGCCGTCGCTGCAGTGAACTACGTACGCATAAACGATCTGGTCCCTGACGCATCATCCTTCATGGACGTCGGTCTAGGAATCTGGCTGACATTCGCTGGAATCATCGTGTTCACGATATTCAGCTTCTCTGACTTTATGTTCAAGTGGAAGCAGTGAAACAACTTCCCCATTCATCGAATGGGGTAATTTTCTACAATAATTGACATCAAAAGGGTATGGTGCCCGCGCCGGGATTCGAACCCGGGTCAAAAGATCCGCAATCTCACAGGATATCCAAGCTACCCCACGCGGGCAAAATCTGCGGTACCTTATGAAAGGTTAAGGCGTTTTCATGCCTCAGGGTGCGACAGGTAGCGGGTGATGTACCCGGCGATCCTGTTCCTCATCGTCACCGAAGAGACATCTGTGAGGGTTGCGACCATCTCCTTGTTGCCCTCGAAATCCTTGGTGAAAGCCTGAGGATATTTGTTGAGCAACTCGATGGAAACTCTCTTGATGTATGTGGGTCTGATTCTTCCCATATATCTCACCGAATGAACCCGATTAAGCCGATACCCTATATAATACTTATTTAACAAAAAAATGGGTTTTTTCAGGCTTGCCAAGACATTGGCCTGTATAAAACTGACTACTCGGTCGAAGGTCTTTAACATTCCGTTTTTGAACTATTTTTGCTTATCTAAATAAATTTAGGATATCCTATAATTTTAATATCTGCAGACTTATCGCCGTTTAGAAAGGTGATTGTTTGGACAAAGATTCGATAGCGCTACTGAAGTTCGCGATCGCGATCGTCATCATCGCTGCACTCCTCATCGTGTGGTTCGCAACCATCGGTGCACCCAGCAGCGAAGAAGAGGATGCGGTAATCATCGTGAACAGCGTTCTTGATGCTACAGCATCAAAGTCCGCTGCTATTGTCCCGGTATTCTGAACCTAGACGATACACAAACAGGGCCTCTGGCCCTTTTTTCTCCTTTTTCCAGATCTGTTCAGAGATCCTTCCTTGGACTGCCGCAGGTCTTCTTTCCTTCCGGACAGGGGCCTCTCACGCACGGCGGACCTGCGTTCTTGAAAATGATTGGCGAGATCTCCTTGCAGATCCTGAGCATCTGGTCGGACATCTCCCTGATCTCCCACTGTGCACGGTTGCAGCTCCTGAGCGAGAAGAAATGCAGGAGTTCGCGGGCATTCATGGTTATGGTGATGTTGGTCATGCATCCGTTCGGAAGAAGGTATCTTGCATCCTCTGCCGGTATTCCCATGGCCTCGAGCTTCTTGTATGCATCCCAAATCGTATCCATGACGGAATCATAGAGCTCCAGGGCATCGTTGTTGCCCTCCACGCTGTGAGGTGTGACGTATGATGCCTTGTCCATGGACACGTATCTTTGACTCTGCTGTGAGTATGAGGCCATCCTGTGCCTCACCAACTGATGCGTCAATGCACGGGATGCCCCTTCAACTGAGAATGTGAACACGGCATGCTCTATGACGGAATGATGGCCCATACCGACGATCCTCGACAGAGTCTTTTCGGGATCGATATCCTCGACGATGTCCGCTGAAGGCCTTTCGGAATAGCATGAGTTTCCTGCCGCCGCGCAGATCCTGTCCGCGTTCTGTGTGCATGCCAATAGTTTAACTTTCAAACGATTCCCTCCCGTCCCAGACCATCTGGCGTATCTTGTTGAACTTCTCACGGTCCATGATGTCGTTCAATCTTATCTTCCGTATGTGTTCGTCGTTGATAAGCTTACAGAGTCCTTCCACGTGCGCATCGCCTACTACGACGACCATGTTGTGGTATTTGCCCGTCAATGCATTGATCTGATCTGCCATGTAGACGTTCCTCTCATCGATCAGCTTGCGGACCAGAGTAGGGTATCTCTTCCTCATGTTCTCCACATAGTCCTCCTCGTTATCGGCGAACTTCTTGTGCGTGCTACGGACCTTCTTGATCCCTCCGAAGGAATCCTTGAAACTGGAAACCCTGTAACGGAACCTCTCTCCTGCGGACATCTCATCCCACATCTCGTTCATGACGCGCATGGCATCTGTGTCGATTGGGATTATCTCAGCGTTTACCAGCTTCCCTGTGTTGACGGCTGCCAGGAACTCGCTTCCGAGCTTGCTCCCGCTCTGTTCCGACATCTTCTGCTGATATTTGGCCGTATTAGCGTAGATGGTGGACATGTTCTGCTCGCCCTTGGGTTTCACCCCGTTGTAGTCGTTCATCATCGACTCGTAACGTGCCTTGTCCAGCTCTATGAGCACCGCATCGGGCCATGTGTTCTTCACTATGAAGGACACCGGTTCAGCGAGATTGAAAACGTGTCCCGTTCCGATGATGGTGATCATGACCACACGGATGATTGGATGGGATATAAGGGCAACGACAGACGATTAGGAGGACATAACGAAAAACTAAATCGAAAGACCTCCAATCCTCAGTTGGAGATATGGACCGATGGATCCGATCAAGAAGGACAAGATAATCACATTCGCAGTCGTCATCGCAGTCGCTGCCGTCATGATAGCCATGGCCGCGGTAGTCTATCTTCAGTCCGCTGGCAGCATCAAAGAAGAAAGCATGCTCATGATTTGCAGCATGTTTTCTGGCCTGATGTTCCTAATAATAGCTATCTACATGGTCTACAGCTACAAGACCAAAGCCTCACTCCAGATGTATAAGAAGCTGCGTGACGGCGACTTCAAGAATAAGAATGATGAACGCCCGAAATCCGAGGAATGAAGCCTCACCATCCTTTTTTATCGGACATCCTATCTCGGAGCGTGGTTTGAATGATGAAGTACGATCTCGTCTGTTTCGATATGGACGGAGTCCTGACCAAACTCAGGAGCTCCTGGTGCTGGGTTCACCAATGCTTCGATGTGGACAATGAACCTGCCTATCAGGCATACTGCAACGGAGAGATAGACGAATCGGAGTTCATGCGCAGGGACATAGGCCTCTGGACCGCGAAGAAGCCCGATGTGACCATCGACGAGATCACCAAGCTCTTCCAGGATATGCCCTTAATCGGAGGCATACAGGAGACCATCGCCTGCCTTAAGGAGAACGGCATCAGATCCGTGATCGTCAGCGGCGGCATCGACAAGGCCGCGCTTCTGATAAAGAACGAGTTCGGCTTCGATGACTTCGCTGCAGATGAGATATGCACCAACCCGGACGGGACCCTCACCGGAGAGGGCAAACTTATAGTCGATCTCAAAGACAAGGGGATCAACGTACGCGACTTCATCAAGAAGTACAACACGACCCCCGAGAGAACGGTGTCGATTGGCAATTCCTACACTGACATCCCCATGTTCAAGAACACGGGAATGTCCATAGCATTCAACCCCACAGACCATTACACGAGCGATGCCGCGACGTACACGGTCGTTTCAGACAACATCGCCGACGTTCTGGATTACATCCTGGTCGAAGAGGAATGATCATTCCTCGTTCTCGGTAAGGATTCCTTGTTCCAACTTGCGGTAGTCGACCTTCTTCAGCTTGGTCCTGGGAAGGGAATCCACGAACACATATTCACGCGGCTTCGCATAGGCTGCGATGTTCTCCTTCACGAAGGATTTGATCGATTCCAGCGTTTCATCGTCCTTAGGCACGCCACCCTTCAGGACCACGTACGCCTTGACCCTTGATCCCCTCTTCTCATCGGGGACTCCGACCACACATGAGATGTCCACTGCAGGGTGTCTGCTGAGAATCCCCTCTATCTGCGAGGGGTACACATTGTATCCGGATGTGATGATTATGCGCTTAATCCTGTTCTTGAAATAGATAAATCCATCATCGATGTATCC of the Thermoplasmata archaeon genome contains:
- the cadA gene encoding cadmium-translocating P-type ATPase; its protein translation is MLIRIIIAAVLTIFFAASAAFGLFKFDDPDTEKLVYFVCYLIPYLIIGYDILIKAVKGIAHGQAMDENFLMAIATIGAMILGVTYTGDYDEAVAVMIFYQIGELFQSIAVDSSRQSIAKLMEIRPDAAFIEEDGELVEVDPEEVEIGTVIVVRPGDRIPIDGTIVEGSSSLNTSALTGESIPRDVIVGDEVLSGCINLSGVLKIQTSKEFGESTVSKILDMVENASSRKSESEAFITRFAKVYTPFVVVSALLLAVIPALLYFLADIELLDTAVEEWIYRALTFLVISCPCALVISIPLGFFAGLGGASREGILVKGSNYLEMLSDVETVVFDKTGTLTQGVFEVTDVITKDVPRERLIELAAAAESSSPHPIAASLVRAHGMDIDRSRVTDIEDVAGMGVIAKVDGIPVAVGNKRLMDKLELEFVDVPATGTTVHVAIDGRYAGCITISDVVKEESAQAMKDLKAAGIKKTVMLTGDQNAVAQKVAAEIGIDEVHSQLLPGDKLELLEKILKDTSGKVAFVGDGINDAPSLVRSDIGITMGAIGSDAAIEASDVVIMDDDPRKVATAMGISRKTMLIIHENIVFTLLIKFLFLGLSAVGIVNMWLAIIADVGVMIAAVLNSARALRYRKR
- a CDS encoding heavy-metal-associated domain-containing protein, which gives rise to MKKTYKIEVDCANCATKMEDAAKKTEGVKNASVNFVMQKMSVEFEDGADVNAVMKQVLKNCKKVESDCEIEI
- a CDS encoding winged helix-turn-helix transcriptional regulator — translated: MTENTLPHDHGSIKDIEEFSRLLSENKGFDNVSRTLAQMVDGTRIRIFWLLCHYEGCVINISAIMGMSSPAVSHHLRSLKESGLIESRRVGKEVYYKAVDSTEVRFLHHMIEDLMEITCPKL
- a CDS encoding peroxiredoxin, translating into MAKKAKCDDECCCDNSKGCECCDGCTCECCQNKPPMIGDDAPSFVATTTQGEINFPGDFKGKWIILFSHPADFTPVCTTEFMTFGHMMKEFEALNVQLVGLSVDSIYAHIAWLRKIQDIEWKGMKNIEVTFPLIEDIKMEVAKKYGMIQPHVSTTQAVRAVFFIDPAGKIRAMIYYPQSLGRNFDEIKRVILALQKADADNVATPADWRPGDDVILPAPGSCGTAKDRVETKEADKICYDWFLCFKKDKPSKAKKAPAKKVPAKKAPAKKKA
- a CDS encoding MATE family efflux transporter; the encoded protein is MQTRGKNIDNLMGSPRRALLTMSLPLLFALIVENLQSFIDGVWCSGLGSDAMSAISLSHPIYAMIAGVGTGIGIGASAAIARFIGAGDSESAGNAASVSILLSLLLSILMTVCLWFAAEPIISFCSNGENLELCMEYTRPILTSSFFLTMNAVWAGMLRAEGAARRSMFLSITASIVNIILDPILIYGLDLGVTGASLATCISFIVITAIGFWWYLSGKTYVRLDTRRFRMQKAALVEVLIIAVPCIIEMIIQPIIMVPQNAIIYDAGGEEGFVSYIYSFRFVTITLIPVVAISKSLIPIVSAGMGAKKPDMILESCRLAYKYTLIFEAFCTVFILITADYLVMAFMGSESMMAIHDQMALALRIFSLTCVLHTFRILGNSIMQATRHAATSSALTIAREFVFLIGFAIAANMVFEAIYWSCIITNFVMMFIITLLAKYYLKDMIERMHEDEIPKTTVRCDLLSYTSL
- a CDS encoding fibronectin-binding domain-containing protein, which gives rise to MKKEMSSFDVRSIATELSSLEGAHMDKIFQWGAGNVLFRINVQGEGKKDLFFKDKKWLYSPANKPETPIQPTSFATYLRKYLDNARIGKVRQIGFDRVVEMELLKADAEYKLIFEIFGGGNVLLVKDGIIDTCLIQKTMRDRKVRPKEQYIWPQPRFNPIESSEEDFKNAFKESEADCVRTLATAVNLGGQYAEEVCKRSGVDKTLPAPEVPDDMLSKMYAEVKDIVNHVIDVPETTAYYKDGKIEDFAPIQMISHDDLESKGFGSMSEVIDAFVQQMKDEEEEAYVDPEIKKLNRRIAKQEETVQEYKERCEELKRKAEALYSDYQKTAQLLEVLNEQSQKLTWEKLKEGAMKISFVKSIDPSKNLVTAELANETVTLDYTKGLDANASDIYQQSKDIGEKGKHAEDALNDSRAELAKKEKGLAKQKAAMTGKAQPTKQFWFERFKWFFTSEGKLVIAGRDAHTNDGVVKKHLKEKDLYCHTDIHGAPSTIIKDGASASNQELREACQFATAQSKGWVGAVTEGSAYWVYPDQVSKTPNPGEFVPRGAFIIRGKRNYEYHLPLELVVGEIEYQGTRKVMCGPASCFKDCERYFVIRPGKNKNHISGEMAKRFNVPEEEISRIMPPGESEIVKEVWPKEAPEE
- a CDS encoding 30S ribosomal protein S17e, with product MGRIRPTYIKRVSIELLNKYPQAFTKDFEGNKEMVATLTDVSSVTMRNRIAGYITRYLSHPEA
- a CDS encoding FAD-dependent thymidylate synthase, translating into MKVKLLACTQNADRICAAAGNSCYSERPSADIVEDIDPEKTLSRIVGMGHHSVIEHAVFTFSVEGASRALTHQLVRHRMASYSQQSQRYVSMDKASYVTPHSVEGNNDALELYDSVMDTIWDAYKKLEAMGIPAEDARYLLPNGCMTNITITMNARELLHFFSLRSCNRAQWEIREMSDQMLRICKEISPIIFKNAGPPCVRGPCPEGKKTCGSPRKDL